CGGAGATTCAAGGCCGTTTAGCGTATGTGTCGAGCGTAGATGCGTTGGAGCGAGCAAAGACTATGCCGGGGTGCATTTACATGCGTCCGCCGGTGGATGACTATGGCACATTAGACTTTATTAAATTTGATGAAGTGTACCAGATGGGATACAGATTTGGTAAAGAGTTTCTGCAAAGACTTAAAGACGAGGGTGGCTTCCCTTGGATGGAGGAAGCAGAGGCTAAAGAAGCCATGCGACGAACAAAGGCACCCCGTAGAGCGAGCATCTAGATGAGAAATGATCAATCTTGTTGTGTTTCATAAAATTTAAATTTGAAATGAGTTCAGTGACCGAGGGCATTCTTTAACCATTCCTGTCAAAATCATACCAATCAACACCGCCAGTGAATCGctttccatcctcatcatgaagcatcatcaaccaaagCACACCCCAATACCCAATTACAAACCTGCAGCGCAATCTCCTTCTCACTCTTCTCCCCCTTATCAGCCTCATCCCTCGTTTCCCATTCAATGCTCACAATCTTCCCATCTGTCCCCTTCTTGACCGCGCCATCCGCATCCAAAAGAACCTGAACACTTATCGTCGCCCTCTCATGCCCCGTCCAACTCCGCCAGAAATGAACCTTTATGAGTCCCTCCTCGTCGGGATCGTCTGAGGCAATCATCCACTTCTCTTCCATGGCTTGTGGGTGGAATCCCACGATTAGACGGGTTAGATCTTGGTGTGAGACTGTGACGGCCCATGGTGCGGAGGAGGGTTTTTGGATGGGCTTTGTGCGCCAGTTCTTTGATTCGGCGCGTGTTTGTGACATTTTGCGGAGGGTTTTGACGGGAGTGAAGTCGAGATTTGGAGGTATGGTGGTTTGTGGTTTTGCTTGTGGTTGCGGCtgagaggtcaactggtggcttGGTCATGCGTTGGGGTTGGACTTTAGATGCCTAGGTAGTTACTTGTGTGGGATTGTATGAGGAGTTGTATAAGGGATTGTTTGGTGCACTGTACAAGGTAATGAGCCTTTTGTTGATGGGGCCGTGACTGGCTGATTGAGTTATACTATGCGTGTCTCAAATAGCAAGGTATGGTAGCTAGTGTCGATCGAGGGCTGCTGTGGTATCTCAACCAGCTGGGCGGACAGTTGTATATGCCACCCTGTGCGTGTTCTATCGCTTCTTGTTAATTTTAGTACGACAATCGATCTAGGCGTGGGATATGAGAGGTGTTTAAGTGAAGGTGTGAGCTTTATGAGACAGACTCGGCGGATATTTTGGCGTCTTGATAGTCTCAGTCAACACCATCTAAGGAACGGTACTTTTTACATGTGCGGTATTTGGGGTCGAGATGGTGGTTGACCGCTGAGAGTTATGGTGCAGAATTACTGGCCAAATTTTTGTGTTATCATGTTTGTTTGGCTATTTACGTCTATACAAGCGCCCTTGTGAGAAGTGCTCGCAGATCTACGACTTTACACCAAGGGTTTGGAAGGCTTAATTTTTATAATGACGAGACTACAAACTTGTTATAATATTCATTGCGTGGTACGTGCCGAAATTGTCTGTACCTTTAGACCAGTTTGGGGATGTTTGACGATAAAGTTACATCATCCCTGACATGACTGTCATTGCCATGTTCCCGAACGGGGATAATGATTCTGTTTGGTGCCCAGGTTGTACGTTCTGAAAGTGCTCACATATTTCTTCCCAAGCTTAGACAGGAAGAGAGCGGTAAGTTTCGGTGTTTGTCAACTGTATTCGCCGAGGTAACGCAGCACATAACTTGTTCTTGGTAAGACTGGTAATGTAGGCGTATTCCATACGAGGCAAAGACACTGAGAGCATAAACAAGTCATCACCATATTTCTGGGGCTTGGTTACCACATAGGATACGTCCCGAAGCTTGGAAAACAGTTTGTTTAAACTGATATTTCCATATCCCTTACTGTGGTATTTATATGCCTCGCAATGTAATGCACTAGGTGACCTTTCTGGGCAGTCTGAGCTAGAGGGGAACGTTTCTGTCACTTGTATGTTGTGACTGTCGGGTTTCCAAACCACAGTCCACCAATGTGATGTGATATAGATGCTTGACAGATCCCATGGCCGAGGACCTCGTCCACGGTACTCATAGTAGAATCACTGTCACAATGAGTACAGATCAATGGCATAGTCATTGGTTGAGTGTAAGTAATCTGAAGCAATTTAACTGATACCTGCCCGCTTGCAAGATATACCACCTTTGTCAACTTCAGGTCCTGGTTGAACCATGTTCACATGTTAAATTGCAGATCacaacatcgccaagctCTGACATGCCATGACAGTGTCCAAATGAGGGCATGAACATCTCTAATATGAACAAAGTCGTTCGACATCCTCCGTCAATCGTTACAACTGTGGCGTTTTACAGACAACTGTAGGTGAGAAGTCATAACTCCTGCTGCACTAGGTCAAATGGGGTCATGGCCGGAGAGAACAGCTGCAGTGCAACTCCAAGCCCCTTTCCACCAACGCCACGAACCGCCTGGCTTTGTTCGACGTCAGACGAACTCAAAATGAGTCGAAAACGAGGCGAAAATACCGGGTTATAAGTCAAGGTATATCCCAGATAAAGTGATCGCCACGCAATCTACCCTTTTCTCAACTAAATCTTTGGCGACAACATCGTCATGAGAACCTTCGTCTTGCAGGCTTAATTGAAGCTCCCTTCATCACGGGTATCAACCACGAATTGTGCCAAATGGACTCCACCCTCGATTCCGCCAACGGCAGCTTTGGCCAGAACAGGAAGCAGCTACAGAGAGCTCAACCTGCtgccatctgcatctgcagcagTCTTTCAGACGGTCGTCTCAATCTTTCACCGAGGTCACCCCAGGGAAGTCGTCCATGCGGTCATCCTCTTTGTCGAGCGTCGGTGCTGAATCGAGCCTTGAAAGCGAGAGCCGTCATATTTGACAAGATCTACAACCAATGCGAACTCCCTCCGTTGGCCAACTTTCTTGCGATATCCACATAAGCAGCCCACCAACGTGAACCAGCTTGCCAGTCCTGGAGATGCAACATGTCAGCCTTGAGGAGCACCCATCCCTGGCTTCATTGCTCTGGTCGTTTGGTCATGCGGAGCTTGGCACCGATGCAGatattggttgttggtttggCGAGATGCACATATGCAATACGACCTCAACGTATTATGACATTGTTCCAAGGGGGTGCCTACCTGGAAATCGACATGGGCAGAGCCATCACTCCTTTCGCGGCTCAAATGCTGATTCCAGTGACAGAGAGGTGGTCAcaataagaagaagaaggaaagggCTCAGCCAGATATGCACAGGTCCGTCGCCTGCTTCAATAATAACGCCATTGGGCGGATTTCGGGCGTTTTTGAACAACGTCCTGGGTTCAGCAGACTCGACAGTCGCACGAAAGGGTGACAGGGCATTGCGAAACTTCCAAGGGTCCAATCCAGCGCAGGTGCCTTTTTGTGCCACCACCCACAGGCAGCGCCATTTTGGATGCAAATGCAATTCAACGTTCCAGAATCGATGACagccaagcaagccaagaagCGAAGGAGAGGGTATCACCAGGTTGGTCGTCTTACAGAAGGCGACCTTGGGTGCATAATTCTTAGTCGCCTTCTCCCCGCCATGGTTTGGTTCTTGTCTTCAGGCTAATAGGCAAACCTCTTCAATCGCTTGCCGTTCTTCCTCCTTTTCATCGTAAAAACCGGGGGGATTTCTGGAGCACGCGAcagccatcagccattgGCACGATGCAACCTTGGCCCCGGAGAGGTACCGAAGTCTGATCAAGTCCAGGTTCTGGAAAGTCAGCCCCAATCATGGCATGAGGTCGGTAGCAAATTTGGACCTGGTGGAGTAATTCGTGCCTGTGGCTTCTCtggcgcctttgtcttcCACACAAGCTTTCCCAGGATGACATGGCATCAGCGACTCATGGCAAGCGAGTGTGGACTCCCCCTGGTTCAAAAGCAAGGTCTTGTCTGCAGAGTCGACAACTGGTCCATGAATTATTTCAACAGCCCCGTGTGGAAGTGTTGGATGGGCagacatgtactccgtattgtCAATTTTGTTGGAGAGGCAGCGAACACGTGGGAGGTTGAATGGGCTTGGCAGGGCAAGTGAAATTGACTCTGAATCTGTAAATCAAGTTTCCGGAGCCAATTGACGACTCGCTGAGCGGAGGTTTCAGTGTCGTGTGCTTTGTGGCAGCAGAGTGGCAAGTGGTCACGAGAGAAGCGAGAAAAGCGAGGACGGTGATGCCACCCACAACGAAATGGAGTcggacgaggacgaggacgaggacgaggagacgGAGCAGACTGTACTTCCGCATGGAGTATCATGGAGATGATCTCACAAGTGGCCTCGACTCAGCCAAGCACTCCGTTCACGAGGTACTCAAGTACCCAAGTACCCCAGTACCACGGGCAGGACTGGAGGCTCAGAGACTCGAGTCTCAAGCGATTTGGGGAAGGAGTTTGCCAACCCAGAGTTGCCCTTCCACATTGCAGGAAGGAGCAACTGCCTGGTTCGTTCTGGCGGAAGGCGCACGGGTGTCATCCACTCCTGCCGCTCTGCCTGCAGCAGTTaaattacctaggtacctaagtACGGAGTGCAGCCGGATGGCATTTTGATTCTAGTTTCTACCTGCCAGGCGTCATGCCGAGAAACAGGACAGGCAGACTGTTGCCTGTGGGTGTCGTTTGGAATATTGCATCGGAAGCAGCGACCTGGGTTCCTTCCTTGCTCTGATATTActgtcctctccttcttcccctgTCTTTCTAATACCTGACCTGTGCCTGAACCTGTGCATGTCACACATGTCTTTcgtttctcttcttttgcttcaaaaCTCACCAGTTTGAGCGCCTCCTCTATTTCATCACTCACTTGCATCTTTCACCCATCGCACTGTTTGCCTGTTTGCACAACCATTCAGGCTGATGTCTCCTATCTGACGGAGTCAACGCCCGTCCCTGCCACTCTCTCTGCTTGGATCGACATCATTTCGTGTGTGGCAGCCACATCCTTCGTGCTGATCTGCAGCCTGGTCCAACAGCCCACCACATATCAAGAACAACCACGCCTCACATTACGGACAAGGACCGACCATTTTGGCGAATTAGAACAACCTGGTGTCATTGTGCCTTGTCATCCTGCCTcgcttcttccatgtcaCGGCTGTCTTGTCACCCCGGAACCTTTGCCTTGTCTAATAAAGAACGGAGGATTCCAGACACAAAATCATACACACATATCTCTCAAGTCAGGCCCAGAGGTTAACAAGCGACAAGTCAAAGGCATCCACACACACTAACCATCAACtgagaacatttgaactcaCACGCCTCTACCTCATTGTGGAGCATGAGTGTTGGAGCACTGGAGCATATCCACTAAATCTTCGACCGTGGTGCTTGTTTCATTACCATCTCCACCTGCgcatgctgttgctggtagCGTCACTtttctccattctccatgATCAGCTCGGACTGAAGTTCTTCATCCCAGCAAACCGCCTTGAAGTCTCTTACTTTTTTCATTTCAACACTTTGGTTCTTCTCCACGATCCTTCCTCTCCTTTCTCTTGCGGTAACAGTAATGTAATCCATGGTATATTTCGACCCTTCTAAAATCGCGGAACTAGCACTGGACAATTTGGTACAATCGGTGTCCACATCGAAACGATACGGCGCCGCCGCCCCCTCTAGTGGTAGAAGGTCGACCGAATCAGCTGGGTGAACAAATAGAAAGTCTTACACAATGGCTCGTGGCGGACAGCTGCTGGAAGATGCCTCCGACCACTCTCACGGACTCCGCTGCATGAGACATGCAGCGCAAGCAGTCGCCTCTCGACTAACAAGCCGTCGAGTTGCTGTTGCAATTGCATCCAGATTTACCAACAGACGATTTGCTTTCGCACTAGCCGTGGTGTCGGTGCTGAGCGCCAAGGCAGTGCATATTCACACACATGTCACTGCTTTGTCAAGGGTGCATTTGCTGCGATGGGGCTATTCGTTCTTCGCCCAGGATTTGGCGTTACTTCTTTTAATACGACTGTTGTTGGACAATTGGGTGTTTTCGGTGGTGAGGCCAGTACGAGCCCTCGCCACGTTTGGCGCCAGTGTCTTGTTATCCTTTGTCATTGCACTGGGCGCCATAAATGTTTCattttttgttgtttctggCTCGGAAATTCATTGGCGCAACATTGCACTTGCTAGCGATTCGTCCTCCTGGTCCATGTTTCTTTCTGGGCTCTTTTCGCTTGCGCTTGTCGTATGTGCCGCCTTTGTAGCTGGCTGGCTACTGCAGGATGCCTTTtttgccttgtttggtgttgggagcGATCTACTGAGGTGGCCAGCTGCTGCCATTTTGCGAAGAACTCCTGGAATAAATCGCCTTTCACTCGAAGCGAACAACTACGACAGAATTCCCCAGCAGGATGTGGAATATGGCGAAAAGTTTGACCCGCGTGACGGGGAGTCATTATTTGACATCTCATCAATAACATCAGAACTCAAGGCACTCAATTGGAGGAGATGGATCAAACCGCTGCTATACTTGTTTATATTTGGGGCTTTGACAGCTCAAATtattctcttcttcattcgGCCCCATGAAAGCTCACTAATATTCATGTCTTGGACATCTGCCCTGCTACCATTTGTAGACTTTTCCAATTCGTCTCCGAATCTCGACAGTATGCAGCCTTTCTACCAGTCCGGGATTGGTCGTTCTTGGGATAATCGTACAGCCGTTCACAACGTTTCATCACCAGCCGGCATACCGTGGTCAATGGCCCGAACTATGGGCTTCTGGCAGCGGTACGTTCCCGAAAAACACTACAACGCTGCCAATGACCCGCTGAAGATATCGAACCTCAAAGACGATGTTTTGGCCAGTCTCCGAGACAAGCTCTCGAATGTGCCCATTCGCCACGTTGTGCTCATTTTCCTTGAAAGCACCCGAAAGGACGTGTTTCCCGTCAAGAAGGACGGCCTAGTCTGgaagaagctggccgagTCGTTTGAGAATGGAACCTTGCCCGAGGATGCCCAGGAGAAGCTAGCTGCACTGACGCCAAACGCAAATTTCATCACTGGAGATTATAATGACGGGTTTCCGCATCCCAAGGACCAGATGAAACGACGTGGCGGCCTCAACTTTAATAACGCGTATACGCCAGCTACCTACACATTGAAGAGTCTTGTGGGGACACTGTGCGGCGCACCACCGCTGATTGCAGATTTCAACCTGGAAGTCGTTCACAAACTTCCAGCGCCGTGCATACCTCATATTTTGGACGCGTTGAACCATATTGACCCTTCCAAAGACAAACGGCAAGAAAAGACAGGGAGAGGGTTTCTGTCAGACAAATGGACATCTTCATTTATGCAGTCTGTTACGATGGACTTTGATAGTGAAAAGGGGCTGCTCGAGTACATGGGATACCCACGAGAAAGACTCATCTCAAAAGAATATTTAAAGGGAGAGAAAGGCAATATTCCCAAGTTTGGGGTTTCTGATCTACCAGATGTGAATTATTTCGGCATCCCGGAGAGTCCGCTCGAGGACTATATTAGAGATACATTTGTGTctgccaaggagaagaatgaGCGAGTGTTTCTCACGCATCTCACGAGCACGAGTCACCATCCCTTCGGACTTCCCGAAAACGAGACATACGTACCCATGGCACAAGGCATGGACGACTTTTCAAAATACGTCAATAGCCTTGGCTACGATGATAAGTGGCTAGGAAAAGTATTGGGTATATTGGATGAGCAAGGGGTGGCAGACGAGACGCTCGTTGTCATGGTCGGCGATCATGGGCTGTCGATGCCAGAGAATGGACTAGTCTCGGCTTATTATAACCCGAACGTGGGCAACTTGCATGTTCCCTTGGTCGTATCACATCCAAAGCTGCCCGTGGTGGATATTGACGATGCCGTCACGTCTTTGCAAATCCTTCCGACGATTTTGGACTTGCTTGTCGAGACAGGGTCACTCGCGCCGGAACACAGCCGTGTGGCAAAGGGCTTGGCAGCAAGAAGTTACGAGGGACAGACAATGATTCGAGAACTCAGGAAGTCGTCGTCGAAAACGGGTCAGGGAGACTGGCAGTTTACGGTTATAAATCCGGGGCGAGCAATGGTGAGCGTTCGAGATGCTCGCCAACCGCATTTGCGACTAGTGGTTCCCGtcattgacaacattgaatggcgGTTCACGGATCTCAGCTCCGACCCGACTGAGGAAGCACCAGTGCAGGGCTTTGAATTTCTTTCGTTTTTGCATAATGTGGAACGGACACATGGCGTGGAAATGGCCAAATGGGTAGAAGAAGCCGCATTCATCTCCCGGTGGTGGGTTGAAGACAATAGCAAGCGATGGCGTTATGGTCCTTATAGAGATTACCTGCCGTGAGGCGGGCTGTTTTGATTGCATtgcatggcattgcattgtATTAGCTGCATGGATTCCTTGTTGTTTGTGGGATAGAAGAGCATCATTGAGGTTTCGGTTTCGGCCTCTgccagcaaggcaagcatTCGGTGCATTATCTATGATATGAGTTTAACTATGGACAATTACATTCGACATATAGACTACAATATGGCATGATTGTGAGTGTTGGATGTGCGGCATAGGTGCGTAGAAGTGGTGACAAGGAAGCTGTACATCAAGTTGGGTCAACGTATCCCGAACCAGAACGCATACAATACGAATATGATATAACCGGTCGTACGAGCCCGATCTGTCTCCGATGTGAGGAGATGAGAGAGAAACGACTTGACGTTTTCTGACCCCCACGGTTCGATGGCTTGGTGAACTTCACTCCACATACCCCCCACCAAGTCTATCGTTTATGACTTGTTACTCCACGGATACCTTCAGTGTGGACGAATGGATGTGGGGTTGGCATCTCATCCCACAGCTCATCCATTGACCATGACCCCAACTCTACTCTCactcttttcctttctcaaTTATTGAGTTTTGCATCTATTTCAATCGTCAGTGAAAATACAGAACCATGGCCACAGATATCCTCTTCACCTCACCAACCGTCATAACCGGCGAAGAATCAGCCACTCCCTTTGTCGCAGACGTTCTTATATGCAATGGCTTAATCGCACAAATCAGCGAGCCGGGAGTCATAAATCCTCCTTCGGGAGCGAGAGTAATCGATGCCAAGGGCTATGTTCTGTCCCCGGGGTTTATTGACATGCACGCCCATTCGGATCTATATCTTCTTACGAATCCGGACCATGAGGCCAAGATAACGCAGGGATGTACCGTAAGTTTCACTTGCACCATACATCATATGAGTTTCAGATGAGTATAAGCTGACCGTCCATAGACAGAAGTAGTAGGCCAAGACGGCATATCCTACGCCCCCGTCCGCAACAACGCCCAACTCCAAGCTATCCGTGACCAAATCGCCGGCTGGAACGGCAACCCTACCGACGAAGAGTGCGCAACACTGCACAAGGGCGTCGGGATGTTTGAGTGGCGCACCGTAGGCGAATACCTCGACTGTCTGGAGAGGAACAAGACTGCCACAAATGTGGCGATGCTTGTGCCGCAGGGAAATCTGCGCCTGCTCGCGTGCGGACCACACGATAGTGTAGCTACAGAGGCAGAAATCCAAGACCAAGTAGCATTACTACGTGAGGCGATGGACCAAGGAGCCGTCGGCATGTCAAGGTACGTCACTCTCCTCTaaatgcaacagcagctaACATTGTCAGTGGCCTGACCTACACGCCCGGCATGTACGCATCAACCTCTGAGCTCGGCATCCTGTGCAAAGCACTGTCCGAATATCCTGGCGCATTCTACGCCCCCCACCACCGAAGCTACGGCTTCAAAGCGATAGAAAGCTACGCCGAGATGCTGGACCTCGGCAGCACGACCGGGTGTCCTGTCCGTATGTTTTATCGTCTCCCAGAGTGATGACGCTAACAGACGTAGATTTGACGCACGCGACGCTCAACTTTGCGGAGAATAGGGGCAAGGCACCCCTTTTGATGGGCATGATTGACGAGAAGCTCGCTGCGGGCGTGGACGTCACGCTTGATACGTACCCCTATTTGCCGGGGTGTACGACGCTGGCGGCCCTGATTCCGAGCTGGGCATCGTCGGGGGGTCCGGCCGAGACGTTGAAGCGGTTGGAGGATCCGGAGACGAGGGAGAGGATTAGGGTTGCGGTTGAGGAGACGGGCTGTGATGGCGGGCATGGGATTCCTACGAATTGGGATGAGATTCAGGTACGTTTTCGTGTCCTCGCTTCGCTCGCTTTTTTGTCCTCGCTACGCTCGATTTGCGTGTCTTTTGGTTTATTGCTGCCTATCTTGTTTACACTCTTTGCTTTTGTGTCCTCGCCACGGTCGATTTGCGTATCCTTGGTTTATTATCGCCTCTTTTACTTGAAcactttttgtttcctcgCCTCGCTCGTTTTACGCATTCCgtttcttgcttgcttgttaCGTGTCCAGTTTACACCCTCGCCGTGCTCTTTGCATGTTTTCCACGGCCGTTAGAATATTTTAATCCCCATATTCACACAGTGCTACACGTCTATTCTTGTCTCTACTTCGCTTGTTGCGTGCCTAGCTCATACTCTTGCCGTACTCTTTACACATGTTTCGTATACTCGTTTGCACATCTTATTCCTTATATTCACTCGCCGTTGCGTATCTGTTTTTTGGTCCTCGCTTCGCTCGTTGGATGGATCTTGTATGATATTGTATATCCCATTTGCAGCTCCCCCGTTTGGCTTATACTGTTGTGCGTCTTAACCCTTCTTTCTTGCTATTCTTTATAGCTGCTTTATTCTTTCCACCCTTTTGTTTACGCCCTTTATCTCACTGTTTCTTTTCGTTCACCACCTCTGCTTTAAACCGCACGCCTGTTCATCTGTTCACCTACGTTTACTCTCTGTTGTTATGATACTGCTTATTCCCGCACTTGTATTGCCAACCTATCCTCACTCTGTCATTATATCTCACACCCCGGCTTGCTCGCCTCAGTCACAAAGTCCGTGACTGTCATTTGCTCGCCATCATGCCAAACAAGCAAGTGAACCTAGACACAACTCAAGCGAGCCACAAACACAAGCAAGAACCCCAGACCATTCACAAAATAAGCGAAGATACCCAAAAGACGCTTAAAACGAGCGAAGcgaggaaagaaaaaaaaaaggctAACAAAAAGCAGATAGGAACAACATCCCACCCCTCCATAGCATCATACTCCGGCCAGCGCGTATCCGCCGTCGCAAAATCCCAAAACAAACCCCCCCACGAAATCTTCTTCGAGGTTCTCACAAAGGACCGCCTCTCGACCTCGTGCCTCATGCACATCGGCAACGAGCCCAACGTCCAGGCCATCATGCAGCACCGCGTCCACAT
The genomic region above belongs to Pochonia chlamydosporia 170 chromosome 2, whole genome shotgun sequence and contains:
- a CDS encoding sulfatase domain-containing protein (similar to Talaromyces stipitatus ATCC 10500 XP_002481940.1) — protein: MARGGQLLEDASDHSHGLRCMRHAAQAVASRLTSRRVAVAIASRFTNRRFAFALAVVSVLSAKAVHIHTHVTALSRVHLLRWGYSFFAQDLALLLLIRLLLDNWVFSVVRPVRALATFGASVLLSFVIALGAINVSFFVVSGSEIHWRNIALASDSSSWSMFLSGLFSLALVVCAAFVAGWLLQDAFFALFGVGSDLLRWPAAAILRRTPGINRLSLEANNYDRIPQQDVEYGEKFDPRDGESLFDISSITSELKALNWRRWIKPLLYLFIFGALTAQIILFFIRPHESSLIFMSWTSALLPFVDFSNSSPNLDSMQPFYQSGIGRSWDNRTAVHNVSSPAGIPWSMARTMGFWQRYVPEKHYNAANDPLKISNLKDDVLASLRDKLSNVPIRHVVLIFLESTRKDVFPVKKDGLVWKKLAESFENGTLPEDAQEKLAALTPNANFITGDYNDGFPHPKDQMKRRGGLNFNNAYTPATYTLKSLVGTLCGAPPLIADFNLEVVHKLPAPCIPHILDALNHIDPSKDKRQEKTGRGFLSDKWTSSFMQSVTMDFDSEKGLLEYMGYPRERLISKEYLKGEKGNIPKFGVSDLPDVNYFGIPESPLEDYIRDTFVSAKEKNERVFLTHLTSTSHHPFGLPENETYVPMAQGMDDFSKYVNSLGYDDKWLGKVLGILDEQGVADETLVVMVGDHGLSMPENGLVSAYYNPNVGNLHVPLVVSHPKLPVVDIDDAVTSLQILPTILDLLVETGSLAPEHSRVAKGLAARSYEGQTMIRELRKSSSKTGQGDWQFTVINPGRAMVSVRDARQPHLRLVVPVIDNIEWRFTDLSSDPTEEAPVQGFEFLSFLHNVERTHGVEMAKWVEEAAFISRWWVEDNSKRWRYGPYRDYLP
- a CDS encoding D-aminoacylase (similar to Cryptococcus gattii WM276 XP_003195543.1) — encoded protein: MATDILFTSPTVITGEESATPFVADVLICNGLIAQISEPGVINPPSGARVIDAKGYVLSPGFIDMHAHSDLYLLTNPDHEAKITQGCTTEVVGQDGISYAPVRNNAQLQAIRDQIAGWNGNPTDEECATLHKGVGMFEWRTVGEYLDCLERNKTATNVAMLVPQGNLRLLACGPHDSVATEAEIQDQVALLREAMDQGAVGMSSGLTYTPGMYASTSELGILCKALSEYPGAFYAPHHRSYGFKAIESYAEMLDLGSTTGCPVHLTHATLNFAENRGKAPLLMGMIDEKLAAGVDVTLDTYPYLPGCTTLAALIPSWASSGGPAETLKRLEDPETRERIRVAVEETGCDGGHGIPTNWDEIQIGTTSHPSIASYSGQRVSAVAKSQNKPPHEIFFEVLTKDRLSTSCLMHIGNEPNVQAIMQHRVHMSGSDAILHGKTTHPRAYGTFTRYLGHYSRELGLLSLPDMVAHLTSRPARRLGVFPGRGVVRVGSAADLVLFDAERVRDRATFEEPKLRSEGVRFVLVNGVVALEEGEMVGVRAGRVLRRRDGRVS